The following DNA comes from Pongo pygmaeus isolate AG05252 chromosome 9, NHGRI_mPonPyg2-v2.0_pri, whole genome shotgun sequence.
ATGTGTGTGGTGAAGACAGAAGTGAGTTGGTGTGCAGGGAGGCCGTGGAGGTCCCCtacctccctgggcctcacccGTGTTCAGCCTGGACCCAATTCCCCACCAGCCAAGACGCCCGTACGTGTTCTGGAGTTCTCTTTATTAGACTGGGCGGCCGCGGCCAGCTCTAGGCGGGCTGCTGCAGCTTTCTGGAGTTCTCATTAGATCCGGTTCTAGGCGGGCTGCTCTAGCTCCATAAGGAAGCACTCGATGTCGTCATAGAGGCTGTTGGCGCTGGACAGGCAGAGGCCGAGGCTGCTGCTGTCCAGGGAAGACACACCCTCACGCTGCGTGCCCTCCACGTGCACGCGGCACAGCCAGGGCTCCAGCTGCCAGGAGGGATTGGGCGTCTGTCAGTGACCCGGCGTGtggcctcccctccccctctccgaGGCCCTGAGGGCGTCAGGCGTCTGTCAGTGGGCCTGAGCACGTGGCCTCCCCTCCCTGAGGCTCTGGTCTCACCTTCACCAGGACCAGGCtcttctccttgggcctcccaGCCGACAGGTCCTGCCCGAAGCCCAGGTAGATGGTATAGCATGGGGAGCCACGGCGCTGCCGTGCCCGGAATTCCACCAGCTCTGAAGAAGGGGGCTCTGCTGAGTACCTCGCAGGCAGGTGCTCCCAAGGACCCCTGGAGACAGCCCCCCAGGCAGAGGCCTCACTGACCTCGGAAGAAGACTCTGAAGTCGAAGATGGGGGTGTCACAGTTCCGAGGCAGCAGGCAGGCTGGGGTGGAGGGGCTGGCGGAGCCTGGGGGGCCGCCCACCTCCCAGTACACCTTGCACTTGCCCATGCGCCGGGCCCACAGCTGTGGCCCCCGAAGTTCTAGGTGCAACCCAGGGGCCACATGCCGCAGCAGTTCCTCCGTGTAGCGCAGCTGCTTCTGGTCGGGGAGCTCGGCAGGGCTGGGGAATGCTACCTGCTGGGAGTCTGTGGCCCGGACAGCTGGGTCTGGGGGGCCGTACAGGAACGTGCAGCTCGGGTGTCCCACCACCTTCTGCAGCACCGTGCGGCCCTTGTACATGATGGTCACGTCCAGCGCCCCTGGGCTGGGCTCTGTGTGGAGACCAAGCTGTGAGTGACGGGGGTGGGCGGGGACAGGCTGCCCCTTCCTAGGATCCACTCACCTGTCACCGCGGTGCAGGCGCTTGGGGAGGGTGCCAGGTACGGCTCTGCCTGGTGCGGGGGCTCTGGGGCCGCGGCCTCGCCTGCATCCGGAAGGGAATCCTGTGCTGGCACCTCATCCCTAGCCCCTCCCTGTGCCCCAGGCCTCCCAACCCCTACTCCTCTCACCTGTCATTAGTGCCGCGGGCTGGGGCCCGGGGCTGGGGGTCGTCTCTACTGCCGACCCGTACAGCTCCCCAGCAGGGAGCCCTGGGCCTGAGGAGGGGAGGACAGTGGGAACGGTGGTCCCCTCCTACTTCTCCAGCTCCCCAATCCCCAGCCCCCTTCTCAAGTGTCCGTCCAGGTACACTGGCCCCTCCCGTGCTCTCCCCCGCCACTCCCTGGGCACTGCCCACACCTCCAGCACAGGCCCCAGTCAGGGGAAGCCCTTGTCCCTCTCCAGGAGCCTCGGCTGGGACTGGATCTGCCCCCCATGACGCTGTCAGCAGATGGTCCGCCAGGCAGCTCTGTTGCACTGCCTGGAGCAGGAGGTCCCCTTTGTCACcagctggggcagggagggggcctGGGGCTTGGAGTCCAGCATCTCTGTGTGCCAGGAATGGCCCTGGGGGCCCACCCTGCAGGGAAAAGTCAGGGTCAGCTTAAGCAGCTCCGCGGCCTGGCAGgaggagaggcaggcagagagaaggcTACCTGTGGTGGTGGGACAGCCGCGGGGGCCTCTGCCTCAGTCTGGTCCGTGCCTGGGCCTTCTGAGGGAGAATGGGGCAGGCGTTAGGCCCCGAGACCAGAGTGAGAGACACAAGGAGAACTTGGTGTAGCCCCCACCAGCTTCCTGGCTGTGAACCCTTAGGCTGTGGCCTGAGGAGGTAGGGATGTAGCTCCACCTGTCTTGGACCTGCTGGCAGCCTCTCCTAGAACAGCTTCTAAAACCACAAATCTGACCCAGAGAATGTTCCCCTTTCCCCAAGCAGGATGAATGCCAACGCCCTTGGCAGCCGGCGTCGCTCACCTCGCCAGCACAGCTCCCGGCTCAGCGCGTACACCTTGTGCGGGTCGGCCAGATCCCCCGAGTTATCTCGCAGCATCACGAAGCGGCGCGTGCTGCGCAGTGCGCAGCGGAAGTTGGTTTTCCAGCCGGCGCGCTCCGCAGTCTCAGCCTCGGGGGGCGGCGGGTCACCTCCCCTGCTGCTAGGCGGCCACCTGCCGCGGGCCACAGCCCAGGCCTGAAGAGGGGGACGGAACACGTGGGCCGGGCCCGCGGTGTCCTAGGCGGGCCCTCCCAcccggggcggggccggggtcCCACCTTGAAGATGCGCGCGTCGGCCTCGCTCAGGTCCTTGCGCGCGAAGTGCTTCCAGGGCACGCGGAAGCAGGTGCGGGCCTCGTCCAGCCACTGCAGCCCCTCGTAGCAGCCGCTGCTGATCTCTCCAAGGAGCCACTCTCCGAACAGCACGCGTGGGGCCGCCCTGCGGGTGCCCGGCCGCGGAGAGTCAGGGCCGGCTGCAGGGCGCTGGGGGACCGGCATCTGGAGAGGGTGGGCCGGGCTCTTACCTCTCAGGAAC
Coding sequences within:
- the IRF7 gene encoding interferon regulatory factor 7 isoform X2, with the translated sequence MPVPQRPAAGPDSPRPGTRRAAPRVLFGEWLLGEISSGCYEGLQWLDEARTCFRVPWKHFARKDLSEADARIFKAWAVARGRWPPSSRGGDPPPPEAETAERAGWKTNFRCALRSTRRFVMLRDNSGDLADPHKVYALSRELCWRGPGTDQTEAEAPAAVPPPQGGPPGPFLAHRDAGLQAPGPLPAPAGDKGDLLLQAVQQSCLADHLLTASWGADPVPAEAPGEGQGLPLTGACAGGPGLPAGELYGSAVETTPSPGPQPAALMTGEAAAPEPPHQAEPYLAPSPSACTAVTEPSPGALDVTIMYKGRTVLQKVVGHPSCTFLYGPPDPAVRATDSQQVAFPSPAELPDQKQLRYTEELLRHVAPGLHLELRGPQLWARRMGKCKVYWEVGGPPGSASPSTPACLLPRNCDTPIFDFRVFFRELVEFRARQRRGSPCYTIYLGFGQDLSAGRPKEKSLVLVKLEPWLCRVHVEGTQREGVSSLDSSSLGLCLSSANSLYDDIECFLMELEQPA
- the IRF7 gene encoding interferon regulatory factor 7 isoform X5; its protein translation is MPVPQRPAAGPDSPRPGTRRAAPRVLFGEWLLGEISSGCYEGLQWLDEARTCFRVPWKHFARKDLSEADARIFKAWAVARGRWPPSSRGGDPPPPEAETAERAGWKTNFRCALRSTRRFVMLRDNSGDLADPHKVYALSRELCWREGPGTDQTEAEAPAAVPPPQGGPPGPFLAHRDAGLQAPGPLPAPAGDKGDLLLQAVQQSCLADHLLTASWGADPVPAEAPGEGQGLPLTGACAGGEAAAPEPPHQAEPYLAPSPSACTAVTEPSPGALDVTIMYKGRTVLQKVVGHPSCTFLYGPPDPAVRATDSQQVAFPSPAELPDQKQLRYTEELLRHVAPGLHLELRGPQLWARRMGKCKVYWEVGGPPGSASPSTPACLLPRNCDTPIFDFRVFFRELVEFRARQRRGSPCYTIYLGFGQDLSAGRPKEKSLVLVKLEPWLCRVHVEGTQREGVSSLDSSSLGLCLSSANSLYDDIECFLMELEQPA
- the IRF7 gene encoding interferon regulatory factor 7 isoform X1; this translates as MPVPQRPAAGPDSPRPGTRRAAPRVLFGEWLLGEISSGCYEGLQWLDEARTCFRVPWKHFARKDLSEADARIFKAWAVARGRWPPSSRGGDPPPPEAETAERAGWKTNFRCALRSTRRFVMLRDNSGDLADPHKVYALSRELCWREGPGTDQTEAEAPAAVPPPQGGPPGPFLAHRDAGLQAPGPLPAPAGDKGDLLLQAVQQSCLADHLLTASWGADPVPAEAPGEGQGLPLTGACAGGPGLPAGELYGSAVETTPSPGPQPAALMTGEAAAPEPPHQAEPYLAPSPSACTAVTEPSPGALDVTIMYKGRTVLQKVVGHPSCTFLYGPPDPAVRATDSQQVAFPSPAELPDQKQLRYTEELLRHVAPGLHLELRGPQLWARRMGKCKVYWEVGGPPGSASPSTPACLLPRNCDTPIFDFRVFFRELVEFRARQRRGSPCYTIYLGFGQDLSAGRPKEKSLVLVKLEPWLCRVHVEGTQREGVSSLDSSSLGLCLSSANSLYDDIECFLMELEQPA
- the IRF7 gene encoding interferon regulatory factor 7 isoform X8, with the protein product MALVPERAAPRVLFGEWLLGEISSGCYEGLQWLDEARTCFRVPWKHFARKDLSEADARIFKAWAVARGRWPPSSRGGDPPPPEAETAERAGWKTNFRCALRSTRRFVMLRDNSGDLADPHKVYALSRELCWRGEAAAPEPPHQAEPYLAPSPSACTAVTEPSPGALDVTIMYKGRTVLQKVVGHPSCTFLYGPPDPAVRATDSQQVAFPSPAELPDQKQLRYTEELLRHVAPGLHLELRGPQLWARRMGKCKVYWEVGGPPGSASPSTPACLLPRNCDTPIFDFRVFFRELVEFRARQRRGSPCYTIYLGFGQDLSAGRPKEKSLVLVKLEPWLCRVHVEGTQREGVSSLDSSSLGLCLSSANSLYDDIECFLMELEQPA
- the IRF7 gene encoding interferon regulatory factor 7 isoform X6, producing MALVPERAAPRVLFGEWLLGEISSGCYEGLQWLDEARTCFRVPWKHFARKDLSEADARIFKAWAVARGRWPPSSRGGDPPPPEAETAERAGWKTNFRCALRSTRRFVMLRDNSGDLADPHKVYALSRELCWREGPGTDQTEAEAPAAVPPPQGGPPGPFLAHRDAGLQAPGPLPAPAGDKGDLLLQAVQQSCLADHLLTASWGADPVPAEAPGEGQGLPLTGACAGGEAAAPEPPHQAEPYLAPSPSACTAVTEPSPGALDVTIMYKGRTVLQKVVGHPSCTFLYGPPDPAVRATDSQQVAFPSPAELPDQKQLRYTEELLRHVAPGLHLELRGPQLWARRMGKCKVYWEVGGPPGSASPSTPACLLPRNCDTPIFDFRVFFRELVEFRARQRRGSPCYTIYLGFGQDLSAGRPKEKSLVLVKLEPWLCRVHVEGTQREGVSSLDSSSLGLCLSSANSLYDDIECFLMELEQPA
- the IRF7 gene encoding interferon regulatory factor 7 isoform X4 gives rise to the protein MALVPERAAPRVLFGEWLLGEISSGCYEGLQWLDEARTCFRVPWKHFARKDLSEADARIFKAWAVARGRWPPSSRGGDPPPPEAETAERAGWKTNFRCALRSTRRFVMLRDNSGDLADPHKVYALSRELCWRGPGTDQTEAEAPAAVPPPQGGPPGPFLAHRDAGLQAPGPLPAPAGDKGDLLLQAVQQSCLADHLLTASWGADPVPAEAPGEGQGLPLTGACAGGPGLPAGELYGSAVETTPSPGPQPAALMTGEAAAPEPPHQAEPYLAPSPSACTAVTEPSPGALDVTIMYKGRTVLQKVVGHPSCTFLYGPPDPAVRATDSQQVAFPSPAELPDQKQLRYTEELLRHVAPGLHLELRGPQLWARRMGKCKVYWEVGGPPGSASPSTPACLLPRNCDTPIFDFRVFFRELVEFRARQRRGSPCYTIYLGFGQDLSAGRPKEKSLVLVKLEPWLCRVHVEGTQREGVSSLDSSSLGLCLSSANSLYDDIECFLMELEQPA
- the IRF7 gene encoding interferon regulatory factor 7 isoform X7; this translates as MPVPQRPAAGPDSPRPGTRRAAPRVLFGEWLLGEISSGCYEGLQWLDEARTCFRVPWKHFARKDLSEADARIFKAWAVARGRWPPSSRGGDPPPPEAETAERAGWKTNFRCALRSTRRFVMLRDNSGDLADPHKVYALSRELCWRGEAAAPEPPHQAEPYLAPSPSACTAVTEPSPGALDVTIMYKGRTVLQKVVGHPSCTFLYGPPDPAVRATDSQQVAFPSPAELPDQKQLRYTEELLRHVAPGLHLELRGPQLWARRMGKCKVYWEVGGPPGSASPSTPACLLPRNCDTPIFDFRVFFRELVEFRARQRRGSPCYTIYLGFGQDLSAGRPKEKSLVLVKLEPWLCRVHVEGTQREGVSSLDSSSLGLCLSSANSLYDDIECFLMELEQPA
- the IRF7 gene encoding interferon regulatory factor 7 isoform X3, which codes for MALVPERAAPRVLFGEWLLGEISSGCYEGLQWLDEARTCFRVPWKHFARKDLSEADARIFKAWAVARGRWPPSSRGGDPPPPEAETAERAGWKTNFRCALRSTRRFVMLRDNSGDLADPHKVYALSRELCWREGPGTDQTEAEAPAAVPPPQGGPPGPFLAHRDAGLQAPGPLPAPAGDKGDLLLQAVQQSCLADHLLTASWGADPVPAEAPGEGQGLPLTGACAGGPGLPAGELYGSAVETTPSPGPQPAALMTGEAAAPEPPHQAEPYLAPSPSACTAVTEPSPGALDVTIMYKGRTVLQKVVGHPSCTFLYGPPDPAVRATDSQQVAFPSPAELPDQKQLRYTEELLRHVAPGLHLELRGPQLWARRMGKCKVYWEVGGPPGSASPSTPACLLPRNCDTPIFDFRVFFRELVEFRARQRRGSPCYTIYLGFGQDLSAGRPKEKSLVLVKLEPWLCRVHVEGTQREGVSSLDSSSLGLCLSSANSLYDDIECFLMELEQPA